A single genomic interval of Adhaeribacter pallidiroseus harbors:
- a CDS encoding GNAT family N-acetyltransferase, whose product MLQTERLHIELANPGDKEFIFRLLNSPNWLKYIGDRGIKTLEDAENYIRNALIKNYHEKGFGLYKLVLKADKTPIGICGFLKRDYLDSVDIGYAVLPAYEEKGYTLEAAAAVMDYGKTYLSLQTVYGITTEANLASRHILEKLGLQLTHKRPDPESKYEWLVYATKK is encoded by the coding sequence ATGCTGCAAACCGAAAGATTACATATTGAACTGGCTAATCCGGGGGACAAAGAATTCATCTTCCGGCTACTCAATAGTCCAAACTGGCTAAAATACATTGGCGACCGGGGCATAAAAACCCTTGAGGATGCCGAAAACTACATCCGAAATGCTTTAATTAAAAATTATCACGAAAAAGGCTTTGGATTATATAAGTTAGTACTAAAAGCAGATAAAACGCCTATTGGTATTTGCGGATTTCTAAAAAGAGATTATCTGGATTCGGTAGATATTGGCTACGCCGTTTTACCCGCTTATGAAGAAAAAGGGTATACGCTGGAAGCTGCCGCGGCTGTTATGGATTACGGTAAAACTTACTTAAGCTTGCAAACTGTTTATGGTATTACCACCGAAGCCAATCTGGCTTCGCGACACATTCTCGAAAAGCTGGGTTTGCAGTTAACCCATAAGAGACCTGACCCCGAATCCAAGTACGAATGGCTGGTATATGCAACTAAAAAATAA
- a CDS encoding PDDEXK nuclease domain-containing protein, with the protein MKDPYIFEFLGFPNDIDVSESKIETALINHLQQFLMELGKGFAFVARRQHIVTDTSDFYIDLVFYNYYLKCFVLIDLKTDKLTHAAIGQMNMYVRMYNDLKRSEDDNPTIGIILCTEKDETIVKYSVLAENEQFFASRYRLYLPKEEDLKQLIETSRIYLELKQQY; encoded by the coding sequence ATTAAAGATCCGTACATTTTTGAGTTTTTAGGGTTTCCTAATGATATAGATGTAAGTGAAAGTAAAATCGAAACGGCTCTTATTAATCATTTACAGCAGTTTTTAATGGAACTGGGCAAAGGCTTTGCCTTTGTAGCCCGGCGGCAGCATATTGTAACGGACACTTCCGATTTTTACATTGATCTGGTTTTTTATAACTATTATCTTAAATGCTTTGTGCTGATTGATCTTAAAACGGACAAACTCACGCATGCCGCCATTGGCCAAATGAATATGTACGTGCGCATGTACAACGATCTGAAACGCAGTGAAGACGATAATCCTACGATTGGTATTATTTTGTGCACCGAAAAAGACGAAACAATTGTAAAATATTCCGTATTAGCCGAAAACGAACAGTTTTTTGCCAGTAGATACCGATTATACTTACCTAAAGAAGAAGATCTAAAGCAATTAATAGAAACTAGCCGGATATATTTGGAGCTAAAGCAACAATATTAA
- the cdaA gene encoding diadenylate cyclase CdaA codes for MIPLFTIGFLEINWLDIADILLVTVLLYQLYKVLTGSVALKIFVGLLSVYLLYLVVKAAGMELLTIILGQFMGVGVLAMIILFQQEIRRFLMMIGKSSPFNKDNFFLGFPWRKAETENRINLTPFIEAAKSLAGKNTGALIVFARSSELKFYAESGDLIDAVVSKRLLLSIFNKTSPLHDGAVIIANNRIKAARCILPVTENNDVPASMGLRHRAAIGLSEVTDSVVLVVSEETGQISLVRNGEVYRNLAAADLRSKLNHFLFDIEPKSTTPAGEKSVSVA; via the coding sequence TTGATACCGTTATTTACCATTGGATTTTTGGAAATAAACTGGCTCGATATCGCGGATATCTTGTTGGTAACGGTATTGCTGTACCAGTTATACAAAGTGCTTACCGGCAGCGTAGCCCTTAAAATATTCGTGGGTTTGCTTTCGGTTTACTTATTGTATTTAGTGGTAAAAGCAGCGGGCATGGAGCTGCTTACCATTATCCTGGGGCAGTTTATGGGCGTGGGCGTGCTGGCCATGATTATTTTGTTTCAGCAGGAAATCCGGCGATTTCTGATGATGATTGGCAAAAGCTCGCCTTTTAACAAAGACAACTTTTTCCTGGGATTTCCGTGGCGCAAAGCCGAAACCGAAAACCGCATTAATCTCACGCCTTTTATCGAAGCGGCCAAATCGTTGGCCGGTAAAAATACCGGGGCCTTAATTGTATTTGCCCGTAGTTCCGAGCTTAAATTTTACGCTGAATCCGGCGATTTAATTGATGCCGTAGTCTCCAAACGTTTATTACTTTCTATTTTTAATAAAACCAGCCCTTTGCACGATGGTGCCGTAATTATCGCCAATAACCGTATTAAAGCGGCCCGCTGTATTTTACCCGTTACCGAAAACAACGATGTACCGGCCTCGATGGGTTTGCGCCACCGGGCGGCCATTGGTTTAAGCGAAGTAACGGATAGCGTGGTGCTGGTAGTATCGGAAGAAACCGGGCAAATTTCGTTGGTACGGAACGGCGAAGTGTACCGCAACCTCGCCGCCGCTGATTTACGTTCCAAACTCAACCACTTCCTCTTCGACATCGAACCAAAATCTACCACTCCGGCCGGCGAAAAATCGGTATCGGTGGCGTAG